The Glycine soja cultivar W05 chromosome 8, ASM419377v2, whole genome shotgun sequence genome has a window encoding:
- the LOC114421813 gene encoding cytochrome b561, DM13 and DOMON domain-containing protein At5g54830-like → MLRRSLIVVPFLLHLLFSFGYADPAPNCTRLSSIVNSESEFEMVQHQLRGSLKINDDCSFRVSQFDMLPGSDVHWWGAQASDFVNLTAGFIVSNDGLNGTYNNSTFDVHLLSNVSWSKINVLAVWDRATASDFGHVVLRNEAPATTPPPTVFENCKVLSKNFRLRWTLNVSEDSIEIGLEAATGITNYMAFGWANSSAEDSDLMIGADIAVAGFMEDGMPFVDDFFITKYSECVRNSDGVAQGVCPDSFYEGPDGVGLVNNSMLIYGHRKDGVTFVRYRRHLTKVDEKYDHPVNHSANMKVIWALGRIKPPDSINPYYLPQNHGAVNYGHLVLNVSEHVNECTGPLDAEDKEDQSLITADAKVPLVVSSAPAMHYPNPPNPEKVLYINKKEAPVLRVERGVPVKFSIQAGHDVALYITSDPLGGNATTRNLTETIYAGGPEAHGVQASPTELVWAPDRNTPDHVYYHSLYDQKMGWKVEVVDGGLSDMYNNSVILDDQQVTFFWTLSKDSISIAVRGEKKSGYIAVGFGSGMVNSYVYVGWIDDTGIGHVNSYWIDGKDASSIHRTKENLTHVRCKTENGIITFEFTRPLDPSCRLEKRVECKNIIDPTTSLKVVWAMGAKWANDHLTDRNMHSSTSNRPILVHLMRGSAEAEQDLLPVLAVHGFMMFIAWGILLPGGILAARYLKHLKGDGWYRIHVYLQYSGLVIVLLALLFAVAELRGFYFSSAHVKCGFATILLACIQPVNAFLRPQKPANGEQASSKRVIWEYFHGIVGRCAVVVGIAALFTGMKHLGDRYDVENVHGLKWAMAIWFLIGALIVIYLEYHERQRIERQISGRGNWVLGNLEEDDSVDLLRPTRTIADKQLQPSARMEVQLEPLNR, encoded by the coding sequence ATGCTTCGCAGATCCCTCATCGTAGTACCCTTTCTCTTACATTTGTTGTTCTCGTTCGGATATGCGGATCCTGCTCCCAATTGCACTCGCCTCAGCTCCATCGTCAATTCGGAGTCTGAGTTCGAAATGGTTCAACACCAACTCCGAGGATCGCTCAAAATCAACGACGATTGCTCCTTTAGGGTTTCCCAATTCGACATGCTTCCCGGTTCCGACGTCCACTGGTGGGGCGCGCAGGCTTCCGATTTCGTTAATCTCACCGCTGGATTCATTGTTTCCAACGACGGATTGAACGGAACCTACAACAACTCCACCTTCGATGTGCATTTGTTGAGCAATGTTTCCTGGAGCAAGATCAACGTCCTCGCCGTCTGGGATCGCGCCACCGCCTCTGATTTCGGCCACGTCGTGCTCCGCAACGAGGCCCCGGCAACGACGCCACCTCCGACGGTGTTCGAGAATTGCAAGGTTTTATCGAAGAATTTCAGGTTGAGGTGGACTTTGAATGTGTCCGAGGATTCAATTGAAATTGGGTTGGAGGCTGCGACTGGGATCACCAATTATATGGCTTTTGGTTGGGCTAATTCCAGTGCTGAAGATTCTGATCTCATGATTGGTGCTGATATTGCTGTTGCAGGGTTTATGGAAGATGGTATGCCATTTGTGGATGATTTTTTCATTACCAAGTATAGTGAGTGTGTGAGAAATAGTGATGGAGTTGCTCAAGGGGTTTGTCCTGATTCCTTTTATGAAGGCCCTGATGGGGTGGGTTTAGTCAACAATTCAATGTTGatttatggtcataggaaggaTGGGGTGACCTTTGTCAGATACCGCAGGCATTTGACTAAGGTCGATGAAAAGTATGATCATCCTGTTAACCATTCGGCGAATATGAAGGTTATTTGGGCTTTGGGGCGCATTAAGCCTCCTGATTCTATTAATCCCTACTATCTTCCCCAGAATCATGGGGCTGTGAATTATGGTCATTTGGTTCTGAATGTCTCGGAGCATGTGAATGAATGTACAGGTCCCTTGGACGCTGAAGATAAAGAAGATCAAAGTCTCATCACTGCAGATGCAAAAGTTCCATTGGTGGTTTCTTCTGCTCCAGCAATGCATTACCCCAACCCTCCAAATCCTGAAAAGGTTCTTTACATCAACAAAAAGGAAGCTCCTGTCTTGAGAGTGGAAAGAGGGGTGCCTGTCAAGTTTTCGATCCAAGCCGGGCATGATGTTGCACTTTATATTACTTCGGATCCGCTTGGTGGAAATGCTACCACGAGGAATCTGACTGAGACTATTTATGCTGGAGGTCCAGAGGCCCACGGAGTTCAAGCCAGCCCTACTGAATTAGTTTGGGCTCCTGACAGGAACACTCCTGATCACGTCTACTATCATTCCTTGTATGACCAGAAAATGGGTTGGAAGGTCGAGGTGGTTGATGGGGGTTTATCGGACATGTATAATAACAGTGTTATTTTGGATGATCAACAGGTTACCTTCTTTTGGACATTGTCAAAGGATTCCATATCTATCGCTGTTCGTGGCGAGAAAAAAAGTGGTTATATTGCCGTAGGATTTGGAAGTGGAATGGTGAACAGCTATGTGTATGTGGGTTGGATTGATGATACTGGTATAGGACATGTAAACAGTTATTGGATTGATGGAAAGGATGCTTCAAGCATACATCGCACAAAGGAAAATTTGACACATGTGAGATGTAAAACAGAAAATGGCATCATTACTTTTGAGTTTACTCGTCCCTTGGACCCATCTTGTAGGCTGGAAAAGAGGGTggaatgtaaaaatattattgatccCACAACTTCACTCAAAGTTGTTTGGGCAATGGGTGCTAAATGGGCTAATGATCATCTTACTGACAGGAATATGCATTCTAGTACAAGTAATAGGCCTATCCTCGTACACCTGATGCGTGGGTCAGCAGAAGCAGAGCAGGATCTGCTTCCTGTTTTGGCTGTGCATGGATTTATGATGTTTATTGCATGGGGTATCCTGCTTCCTGGAGGGATATTGGCAGCCAGGTACTTAAAACATCTCAAGGGTGATGGATGGTACCGGATTCATGTTTACTTGCAATACTCAGGGTTAGTAATTGTTCTACTTGCCCTTCTTTTTGCCGTGGCTGAGCTCCGGGGATTTTATTTCAGCTCAGCACATGTTAAATGTGGATTTGCTACTATATTGTTGGCTTGTATACAGCCAGTAAATGCTTTCCTAAGGCCTCAAAAACCAGCAAATGGGGAGCAGGCATCCTCCAAGAGGGTTATTTGGGAATATTTCCATGGAATTGTTGGTAGATGTGCTGTTGTTGTTGGCATTGCTGCACTTTTTACTGGGATGAAGCATCTAGGAGACAGATATGACGTGGAAAATGTCCATGGACTCAAATGGGCTATGGCAATTTGGTTCTTAATTGGTGCATTGATTGTTATTTATTTGGAATACCATGAAAGACAGCGAATAGAGCGGCAGATATCTGGAAGAGGCAATTGGGTGCTTGGTAATCTTGAGGAAGATGATTCAGTTGATCTCTTGAGGCCAACCAGAACAATTGCAGATAAACAGTTACAACCCTCTGCGAGGATGGAAGTCCAGTTAGAACCGCTGAACAGATAA